In one Hyphomicrobium sp. 99 genomic region, the following are encoded:
- a CDS encoding AlpA family transcriptional regulator, producing the protein MKTAITRIVPPGLIGMIHVATACEWVGCNERTLKRYEADINHPFPPRKKFGRCCYYSEAAVRRWLADRLGIAA; encoded by the coding sequence ATGAAAACAGCCATCACGCGCATTGTCCCTCCCGGCCTCATCGGCATGATCCACGTCGCCACGGCATGTGAATGGGTGGGATGTAACGAGCGGACGCTCAAGCGCTACGAGGCGGACATCAATCACCCGTTCCCGCCGCGGAAAAAGTTCGGGAGGTGTTGCTACTACTCCGAAGCCGCCGTCCGCCGTTGGCTCGCGGATCGTCTGGGTATCGCCGCCTAG
- a CDS encoding ParA family protein encodes MIIVGFLNSKGGVGKSTLCAAIAVRAAQESKRVCIVDLDPQDSVGDWWKRRGGPPNPTLFTGADRASDAAEALELTGWDWVFLDGPPGALAVTEDAIKTSDFVVVPMRASGLDLLASQDAVRLCMDNDTPFFIVLNACRSGSKDKLVEDARSTLFSNNVPIANTLISQRAAFVTAMTRGKTGPERDPAAAAEIDTLWKEIKSAAQKATKAKRGAA; translated from the coding sequence ATGATCATCGTTGGTTTTTTGAATTCCAAGGGCGGCGTGGGAAAGTCCACGCTATGCGCCGCCATTGCGGTTCGTGCGGCGCAAGAGAGCAAGCGCGTCTGTATTGTGGACTTGGATCCTCAGGACTCTGTCGGTGACTGGTGGAAGCGGCGAGGCGGACCGCCGAATCCCACCTTGTTCACCGGAGCTGATCGAGCGTCTGATGCAGCTGAAGCTCTGGAGCTGACCGGCTGGGACTGGGTGTTTCTCGACGGTCCACCGGGTGCGCTTGCCGTCACCGAGGACGCGATCAAAACAAGTGACTTTGTCGTTGTCCCCATGCGCGCCAGCGGCCTCGATTTGCTGGCGTCGCAAGATGCGGTCCGGCTTTGCATGGACAACGATACGCCGTTCTTCATCGTCCTGAACGCATGCCGCAGCGGAAGTAAGGACAAACTCGTCGAGGATGCGCGCAGCACTCTCTTTTCAAATAATGTTCCGATCGCGAACACTCTAATCAGTCAACGCGCAGCATTCGTAACTGCGATGACCCGCGGCAAAACCGGTCCTGAAAGGGACCCGGCCGCGGCTGCCGAAATCGATACGCTCTGGAAAGAGATCAAATCCGCCGCGCAAAAGGCAACGAAGGCAAAGCGGGGTGCAGCTTGA
- a CDS encoding DUF192 domain-containing protein, producing the protein MSSSTKGAAICVALFILAPLFAAGWPLMNSLIDLVPAAYAKMRQDKLAIVSAQGGAEHTFTIEVASTEQEKAVGLMFRTVLADGEGMLFPYTAERSLQMWMHNTYIPLDMLFVRADGTIARIEENAEPLSDRVISSGAPVLAVLEIPGGASSRLGIKAGDKVRYPIFSGVSGQ; encoded by the coding sequence ATGTCGAGTTCGACGAAGGGGGCCGCGATTTGCGTGGCCCTTTTTATTTTGGCGCCGCTGTTCGCAGCCGGCTGGCCGTTGATGAATTCCCTGATTGATCTCGTGCCGGCCGCCTACGCAAAAATGCGTCAGGACAAGCTGGCGATCGTTTCCGCGCAGGGCGGGGCCGAGCACACGTTCACAATCGAAGTCGCGTCCACTGAACAGGAGAAGGCGGTGGGCCTCATGTTCCGCACGGTCCTGGCCGACGGAGAAGGGATGCTTTTTCCCTATACAGCCGAGCGCAGTTTGCAGATGTGGATGCACAACACGTATATCCCGCTCGATATGCTGTTCGTTCGTGCCGATGGGACGATCGCGCGGATCGAGGAAAACGCTGAGCCGCTGTCGGATCGGGTCATCTCGTCTGGTGCGCCGGTTCTCGCCGTGCTGGAAATTCCGGGGGGCGCGTCATCGCGGCTCGGCATCAAAGCCGGCGACAAGGTGCGCTATCCGATTTTCTCAGGGGTGAGCGGGCAGTAA
- a CDS encoding cold-shock protein, protein MGDIKRPGLSEYFEAGPIGPEALDDAAAEVFEVAGTIKWFDASKGYGFIVPDNGLPDILLHVTCLRAGGFQTAYEGARLHCEVLKRPKGMQAFRILSMDESSAIHPSQLPQRTHVVVQPESDWCRAYVKWFNRVRGFGFLTRGEGTPDIFCHMETLRRFGFTELRPGQIVQVRWGYGSKGCMAAELRPDGVPTGLPSRN, encoded by the coding sequence ATGGGGGATATTAAACGTCCCGGGCTATCGGAATATTTCGAAGCGGGCCCAATTGGTCCCGAAGCGCTCGACGACGCGGCAGCCGAAGTTTTCGAGGTTGCCGGAACAATCAAATGGTTCGATGCTTCGAAGGGCTACGGTTTCATCGTTCCTGACAATGGCCTGCCGGACATACTTCTTCACGTCACCTGCCTCAGAGCCGGTGGATTTCAGACCGCTTACGAAGGCGCTCGCCTTCACTGCGAAGTCCTCAAGCGGCCGAAAGGCATGCAGGCATTTCGCATTCTCAGCATGGACGAAAGTTCGGCCATTCATCCGTCGCAGCTTCCGCAGCGTACCCACGTTGTCGTGCAGCCTGAAAGCGATTGGTGCCGCGCTTACGTCAAATGGTTCAATCGGGTACGCGGTTTCGGGTTCCTGACCCGCGGCGAAGGCACGCCCGATATCTTCTGCCACATGGAAACGCTGCGCCGCTTCGGGTTCACTGAGCTTCGGCCGGGCCAGATCGTCCAAGTCCGTTGGGGCTATGGATCGAAGGGCTGCATGGCTGCTGAACTCAGGCCGGATGGTGTGCCGACGGGGCTGCCATCCCGTAACTGA
- a CDS encoding VOC family protein encodes MRYLHTMVRIKDLGPSLKFYCDALGLKEIRRTESEKGRFTLIFLAAPEDEARAKTEKAPMIELTYNWDPEDYGSARNFGHLAFAVDDIYATCERLQAAGVTINRPPRDGYMAFVRSPDLVSIEFLQKGAPLPPQEPWASMPNTGTW; translated from the coding sequence ATGCGCTACTTGCACACGATGGTTCGCATCAAGGATCTCGGACCGAGCCTGAAGTTCTACTGTGACGCGCTCGGGCTGAAAGAAATCCGCCGCACGGAAAGCGAGAAGGGCCGCTTCACTCTGATCTTCCTCGCCGCCCCCGAGGACGAAGCGCGCGCCAAGACCGAAAAGGCGCCGATGATCGAGCTCACTTACAATTGGGATCCCGAAGATTACGGATCAGCCCGCAACTTCGGCCACCTCGCATTTGCCGTGGACGACATCTATGCCACCTGCGAACGGCTGCAGGCAGCTGGCGTCACGATCAACAGGCCGCCGCGCGACGGCTACATGGCGTTCGTGCGCTCGCCCGACCTCGTCTCGATCGAGTTTCTGCAGAAGGGCGCACCCTTGCCGCCACAGGAACCGTGGGCATCGATGCCGAACACGGGCACGTGGTGA
- a CDS encoding TIGR03862 family flavoprotein, producing the protein MTAQNVAVKDVAVVGAGPAGLFAAEIIARAGHRVTVYERMPSPARKFLLAGRGGLNLTHSEPIENFLPRYGAAAEKVRTAVEAFPPSALIDWANGLGAETFIGSSGRVFPRAMKASPLLRAWLRRLNELGVVIKTRHRWTGFTAEGGHSFKTPEGPIAIRPDATLFALGGASWPKLGSDAHWVETFKSAGIPVTPLGAANCGVLIEWSEIFRSRFEGTALKRIALTFEGITTRGEAIVTRTGLEGGAIYALVPNLRAALRAHQSVTLSVDLKPDIEHSVLAERLAKPRGKETLTNFLRKAAHLDPPALALVREGGASLPEGADALAARIKSVPLTITGLAAIDRAISTAGGIGWLALTDELMVKDHPGLFAAGEMLDWEAPTGGYLLQATFATATRAANGLLAWLATAETE; encoded by the coding sequence ATGACCGCCCAAAACGTTGCAGTCAAAGATGTTGCAGTCGTCGGAGCGGGCCCGGCGGGCCTGTTCGCGGCCGAGATCATCGCGCGGGCCGGACATCGCGTGACGGTATACGAGCGTATGCCCTCGCCCGCCCGCAAGTTTCTCCTGGCTGGACGCGGAGGCCTGAATCTCACGCATAGCGAGCCGATCGAAAACTTTCTGCCGCGATACGGCGCGGCAGCAGAAAAGGTTCGAACCGCGGTCGAAGCCTTTCCACCTTCCGCCCTCATCGACTGGGCGAACGGCCTCGGCGCTGAAACGTTCATTGGCTCGAGCGGCCGCGTATTCCCGCGCGCAATGAAAGCCTCGCCGCTTCTGCGCGCATGGCTGCGCCGGCTGAACGAACTCGGCGTCGTCATCAAAACGCGCCACCGTTGGACCGGATTCACGGCGGAAGGCGGCCATTCTTTCAAAACCCCCGAAGGCCCGATCGCAATCCGGCCGGACGCCACGCTCTTCGCACTTGGCGGAGCAAGCTGGCCGAAACTCGGCTCGGATGCCCATTGGGTGGAGACGTTCAAGAGTGCTGGAATTCCGGTGACGCCTCTCGGAGCCGCCAACTGCGGTGTGCTCATCGAATGGTCCGAGATCTTCCGGTCACGCTTCGAAGGCACCGCATTGAAGCGCATCGCGCTGACCTTCGAAGGCATCACAACGCGAGGCGAAGCGATCGTGACGCGTACCGGCCTCGAAGGCGGCGCGATTTACGCGCTTGTACCTAACCTCCGCGCCGCGCTTCGCGCCCACCAAAGCGTCACGCTCTCCGTCGATCTGAAACCGGACATCGAACATTCTGTCTTGGCCGAACGCTTGGCAAAGCCACGGGGTAAGGAGACGCTGACGAACTTTTTGCGGAAGGCAGCACACCTTGACCCACCCGCTCTCGCGCTGGTGCGTGAAGGAGGCGCAAGCCTTCCCGAAGGAGCGGACGCACTGGCGGCGCGCATCAAGTCGGTTCCCCTCACGATCACCGGCCTTGCTGCCATCGACCGCGCCATCTCGACCGCAGGCGGCATAGGCTGGCTCGCCCTCACTGACGAATTGATGGTCAAGGACCATCCCGGCTTGTTTGCAGCAGGCGAGATGCTCGACTGGGAAGCGCCGACCGGAGGCTATCTGTTGCAGGCAACCTTCGCGACGGCGACGCGAGCCGCAAACGGATTGCTCGCGTGGCTGGCAACGGCCGAGACCGAATAG
- a CDS encoding phosphoadenylyl-sulfate reductase, protein MTLFEAPASAPGGTRADDHSGPQHAAAAELDRKLAGLTTLEERLAAIRSALAGTIAFSTSLGIEDQAITHAIASTDTNIDIFTLDTGRHFPETLDTLFDTEGKYGIKIRVMFPDATEVEELVSNDGIYGFRYSVDARKACCEIRKVRPLNRALKGAAGWLTGLRREQSQGRSHVPFASYDPAQNLIKLNPIADWTLPQLEDYVAANKIPINALHAKGFPSIGCQPCTRAIAPGEDIRAGRWWWENENGKECGLHTQSEDPGFEPKDNAA, encoded by the coding sequence ATGACGTTGTTCGAAGCGCCCGCGTCCGCTCCCGGCGGAACGAGGGCCGATGACCATTCTGGCCCGCAGCATGCCGCCGCCGCGGAGCTTGACCGCAAGCTCGCGGGTTTGACGACGCTCGAGGAGCGTCTCGCCGCCATCCGTTCCGCACTGGCGGGTACAATCGCCTTCTCGACCAGCCTCGGCATCGAGGATCAGGCGATCACGCACGCTATTGCCTCGACGGATACGAACATCGACATCTTCACGCTCGATACCGGCCGCCACTTTCCCGAGACGCTCGACACCCTCTTCGACACCGAAGGCAAGTACGGCATCAAGATCCGCGTGATGTTCCCAGATGCGACCGAGGTCGAGGAGTTGGTCTCGAACGACGGCATCTACGGCTTTCGCTATTCCGTCGACGCACGAAAGGCATGCTGCGAAATTCGCAAAGTGCGTCCGCTCAATCGCGCGCTCAAGGGCGCGGCCGGTTGGCTGACTGGCCTTCGCCGCGAGCAATCGCAGGGCCGCTCGCATGTCCCGTTCGCGAGCTACGATCCGGCACAGAACCTCATCAAGCTGAACCCCATCGCCGATTGGACGCTGCCTCAGCTCGAAGACTACGTTGCCGCCAACAAAATTCCCATCAATGCGCTGCACGCCAAAGGCTTCCCTTCGATCGGCTGCCAGCCGTGCACGCGCGCCATTGCGCCGGGCGAGGACATCCGCGCCGGTCGCTGGTGGTGGGAAAATGAGAACGGCAAGGAATGCGGACTTCATACGCAGTCCGAAGACCCTGGATTTGAACCAAAGGACAACGCCGCATGA
- the cysD gene encoding sulfate adenylyltransferase subunit CysD, whose product MTASPSHLDLLESESIHIFREAAAQFRKPVLMYSIGKDSTVLLHLARKAFYPQPVPFPLLHVDTTWKFRDMIAFRDRTARELGLELIVHTNQDGIKRGINPIDHAPSIHTDVLKTQALKQALDKYGFDAAFGGARRDEEASRAKERVFSFRAAGHRWDPRRQRPEMWHLLNGRLGTGETVRVFPMSNWTEKDVWRYILREKLEVVPLYYAAERPTIVRDGQILMQDDQRLQPRDGEKVEMRKIRFRTLGDYPLTAAVESDADTIEAVVAETINAQTSERQGRLIDHDQVGAMEKKKQEGYF is encoded by the coding sequence ATGACGGCATCGCCTTCGCATCTTGATCTGCTCGAATCCGAAAGCATTCACATCTTCCGCGAAGCGGCGGCGCAATTCCGCAAGCCCGTGCTGATGTATTCGATCGGCAAGGATTCGACGGTCCTTCTGCACCTCGCACGCAAGGCCTTCTATCCGCAGCCCGTGCCTTTCCCGCTGCTCCATGTCGACACGACGTGGAAGTTCCGAGACATGATTGCATTTCGCGATCGCACGGCCCGCGAACTCGGCCTGGAGCTGATCGTCCACACCAACCAGGACGGCATCAAGCGCGGCATCAATCCGATCGATCACGCCCCCTCGATCCACACCGACGTTCTGAAAACGCAGGCGCTGAAACAAGCCCTCGACAAGTACGGCTTCGATGCGGCTTTCGGCGGCGCCCGTCGCGACGAGGAAGCAAGCCGTGCGAAGGAGCGCGTCTTCTCGTTCCGCGCCGCCGGCCATCGCTGGGACCCACGCAGGCAGCGGCCCGAGATGTGGCACCTGTTGAATGGCCGCCTCGGAACCGGCGAGACCGTGCGCGTCTTCCCGATGTCGAACTGGACCGAAAAGGACGTCTGGCGTTACATCCTGCGCGAGAAGCTGGAAGTCGTACCGCTCTATTACGCCGCCGAACGGCCAACCATCGTCCGCGACGGTCAGATCCTGATGCAGGACGACCAACGTCTGCAGCCGCGCGACGGCGAAAAAGTCGAGATGCGCAAGATCCGTTTCCGCACGCTCGGCGATTATCCGCTGACCGCTGCCGTCGAATCCGACGCCGACACGATTGAAGCCGTGGTCGCCGAAACGATCAACGCGCAGACCTCGGAACGACAGGGCCGTCTGATCGATCACGATCAGGTCGGCGCAATGGAAAAGAAGAAGCAGGAAGGCTATTTCTGA
- a CDS encoding GTP-binding protein has product MSVHALHKQEPAQKAQPHLEVVPNLVRELGGITHLLTCGSVDDGKSTLIGRLLWDASDLYEDQRENVRRSGRKAAGTDLPDFSMLLDGLVAEREQGITIDIAWKYFDTEKRRFVIIDSPGHEQYTRNMASGASHADVAIVLVDARSGVKKQTKRHTAILDLVGVKHVVLAVNKMDLVGWSEDVFRKIEADFRTLCWKFNFWDATAIPLSAVFGDNVSTASDNMSWYTGPTLIQHLETTPSRVSEAGSVFRFPVQTVLRDGQDFRGLAGAVTSGSVKVGDVVVDALSNASGKVIRIATMDGDLQSASAGQAIALQLDVDIDVSRGAVLSAPEMRPVAAQTVEARFVWLSEDEFSPTAGYLLRTSTDLVPVSNIEIKALLDLETMASRPARGCGANDIAIAKISLGRAAAIDVFTETPETGTLLLVDSITGATMAGGVATSVNSKAEKPAEGHFVLKRDMLANGLNRDLSMGSRDREEFMRRANEVAIILRAAGVSVAIEPPPPIDDGMDPGL; this is encoded by the coding sequence ATGTCGGTGCACGCGCTGCATAAACAGGAGCCCGCGCAGAAGGCTCAGCCGCATCTCGAAGTCGTGCCCAATCTGGTGCGCGAGCTTGGCGGCATCACACATCTGCTGACCTGTGGTTCAGTCGATGACGGCAAATCGACCCTGATCGGTCGCCTGCTCTGGGACGCATCCGATCTTTACGAAGATCAGCGCGAGAACGTGCGCCGCTCGGGCCGCAAGGCCGCCGGCACCGATCTCCCCGACTTCTCGATGCTTCTCGACGGCCTCGTCGCCGAGCGCGAGCAAGGCATAACGATCGACATCGCGTGGAAGTATTTCGATACCGAAAAGCGCCGCTTCGTCATCATCGACTCCCCCGGCCACGAGCAGTACACGCGCAACATGGCCTCGGGCGCATCGCACGCTGACGTCGCCATCGTGCTCGTCGACGCACGCTCGGGCGTAAAGAAGCAAACGAAGCGCCACACCGCGATCCTCGATCTCGTCGGCGTGAAGCACGTCGTACTCGCGGTCAACAAGATGGACCTCGTCGGCTGGTCCGAAGACGTCTTCCGCAAGATCGAAGCCGATTTCCGCACGCTGTGCTGGAAATTCAATTTCTGGGACGCAACCGCGATCCCGCTGTCGGCCGTCTTCGGTGACAACGTCTCGACGGCATCCGACAACATGTCCTGGTACACCGGCCCGACGTTGATCCAGCACCTGGAGACGACGCCGAGCCGCGTCAGCGAAGCTGGCTCCGTGTTTCGTTTTCCCGTGCAGACCGTATTGCGCGATGGTCAGGATTTCCGCGGCCTCGCTGGCGCCGTCACATCCGGATCGGTCAAAGTCGGCGACGTTGTCGTTGATGCGCTGAGCAACGCAAGCGGCAAGGTTATCCGCATCGCAACGATGGACGGAGATCTTCAAAGCGCCTCGGCCGGTCAGGCGATCGCGCTGCAGCTCGATGTCGATATCGACGTATCGCGCGGCGCCGTGCTCTCCGCTCCCGAGATGCGCCCTGTCGCAGCACAGACCGTAGAAGCCCGTTTTGTTTGGCTGTCGGAAGACGAATTCAGCCCGACGGCCGGTTACCTCTTGCGAACCTCGACTGATCTCGTTCCCGTCTCGAACATCGAGATCAAGGCGCTTCTCGATCTCGAAACGATGGCATCGCGCCCAGCGCGAGGCTGCGGTGCGAACGATATCGCCATCGCAAAAATCTCGCTCGGCCGTGCCGCCGCGATCGATGTGTTCACCGAGACTCCGGAAACCGGAACGCTGCTGCTCGTCGATTCCATAACGGGCGCGACGATGGCGGGCGGCGTTGCAACGTCAGTCAATTCCAAGGCGGAAAAGCCTGCCGAAGGTCATTTCGTGCTGAAGCGCGACATGCTCGCCAACGGTCTCAATCGCGACCTGTCGATGGGGTCGAGAGATCGCGAAGAGTTCATGCGCCGAGCCAACGAAGTGGCGATCATTCTCCGCGCAGCGGGCGTCTCGGTCGCCATCGAGCCGCCACCGCCAATCGATGACGGCATGGACCCGGGGCTTTAA